Proteins from one Natrinema salinisoli genomic window:
- a CDS encoding acyltransferase family protein — MSGRIHSLDAMRIVAIVFVVLIHTDPFQGINTYGNAINFGTKTISRFAVPFFFITSGYFFALKTSHRGSATYLTKRAIKLISLYLFGLVLAVPTFFGGQLARAELSGRSLQATAVSSVIEYLDPVELVYYGTSVSEILWFLPALLFSLLFVYLVVVIGNPSYVLPIAVCFHLVGLLGSTYTMFVDVPFETRDALFFGFLYTGLGYTICTRGWEPSKEKSRLLFGTVVMFVVSQFIEFYLLGYLLRGEPFGSYVYAPSYGISTALLSISLFLFLLSRPTLFADTPLPEWGTYAVGIYVTHPTVFAILRAFRDTLESMGYTIDSMIVWHLMSTPATIVGALVLYVFAHKLRLIEIGGSHLPGEPWLRTRRSN, encoded by the coding sequence ATGTCCGGTCGTATCCACAGTCTCGATGCAATGCGAATTGTTGCAATCGTATTCGTCGTGCTGATACACACAGACCCATTCCAAGGCATTAACACTTATGGAAATGCAATAAATTTCGGAACGAAGACGATCTCGCGGTTCGCCGTCCCCTTCTTTTTTATCACGTCGGGGTACTTTTTTGCGCTCAAGACGTCCCATCGCGGTTCTGCCACCTACCTCACCAAGCGGGCTATCAAACTCATATCCCTCTACCTCTTCGGGCTCGTGCTCGCCGTTCCGACGTTCTTCGGTGGGCAACTGGCCAGAGCGGAGCTTTCCGGTCGGTCGCTTCAAGCCACCGCTGTCAGTAGCGTTATCGAGTACCTCGACCCAGTCGAATTAGTATACTACGGCACGTCGGTTTCCGAGATCCTCTGGTTCCTTCCCGCTCTGCTCTTCTCGCTGCTCTTTGTTTACCTCGTCGTTGTAATCGGAAACCCAAGTTACGTGCTGCCAATTGCGGTGTGCTTTCACCTCGTGGGACTCCTCGGATCGACCTACACGATGTTTGTTGACGTCCCGTTCGAGACCCGAGACGCCCTTTTCTTCGGTTTCCTTTACACAGGGCTGGGATACACAATTTGTACGCGAGGCTGGGAGCCATCTAAGGAGAAAAGCCGACTCCTCTTCGGTACCGTTGTGATGTTCGTCGTGTCGCAATTCATCGAGTTCTATCTCCTCGGCTATCTCCTTCGTGGTGAACCGTTCGGATCCTACGTCTACGCCCCGAGCTATGGGATTTCCACGGCACTGTTGAGCATTTCGCTATTCCTGTTTCTCCTCTCACGGCCGACGCTTTTCGCCGATACGCCACTTCCCGAGTGGGGAACCTACGCGGTGGGGATCTACGTTACCCATCCGACTGTGTTTGCGATCCTGCGCGCCTTCCGCGATACGCTGGAGTCGATGGGTTATACAATCGATTCAATGATCGTCTGGCATCTCATGTCGACACCCGCGACCATCGTCGGCGCACTCGTACTTTATGTGTTCGCTCACAAGCTCCGACTGATCGAGATCGGCGGCAGTCACCTTCCCGGTGAGCCGTGGCTCAGGACCCGAAGATCGAATTAA
- a CDS encoding ATP-binding protein, which yields MEHFVDREADLNQLTDCYESETAEFVVIYGRRRLGKSELVRQSIRDRDDAVYYQAVESTAQNQLEQFVDAATAQFPSLRNVRRDWEALLEALGEEDAVVVIDEFPFLIEEDESLPSRIQRVWDMELQDTEMTLVLVGSSISVMEDKVLSGSAPLYGRRTAAIDLKPLSAADARQFFPEYDPETAITAWSVYGGTPYYLQTIDPDEDLGTNIQQSVLSERGLLYSEPEFLLRTELRQPNTYFSILRALAHGRRTPNEIAGMAGVESGSLSTYLQKLRRLRLVERHIPVTESPTASKRGRYRIAAPLFRFWFRFVYGNQDRLRMLGEDAYDELVAPELTDYVSPLFERLCQRALPGFVDRRFGAVGQWWFKEHELDVLGLTNDGLVAGECKFTSQPVSEGVLADLERTTAEVRWSEGPADAKTLYVLFSRSGYTDDLERVADGRDDVRLFDLSETLSAL from the coding sequence ATGGAGCACTTCGTCGATCGGGAAGCCGACCTCAATCAACTTACGGACTGTTACGAGTCCGAGACGGCAGAGTTTGTCGTGATCTATGGACGTCGCCGTCTTGGTAAGAGCGAACTCGTCCGGCAGTCTATCAGGGATCGAGACGACGCAGTCTACTATCAGGCGGTCGAATCTACCGCACAGAACCAGCTCGAACAGTTCGTTGACGCCGCGACGGCACAGTTCCCCTCACTACGGAATGTCCGTCGTGATTGGGAGGCACTTCTCGAAGCGCTGGGTGAAGAAGACGCCGTCGTCGTTATCGACGAGTTCCCATTCCTTATTGAGGAGGACGAGTCGCTACCCTCACGCATTCAGCGCGTGTGGGACATGGAGTTGCAAGATACCGAGATGACGCTCGTGCTCGTCGGTTCGTCGATCAGCGTCATGGAGGACAAGGTGCTCTCCGGAAGCGCACCGCTGTACGGCCGCCGAACGGCGGCTATCGATCTCAAGCCTCTCTCCGCAGCTGATGCCCGCCAATTCTTCCCGGAATACGATCCCGAAACGGCAATCACCGCGTGGTCGGTTTACGGCGGTACGCCGTACTACCTTCAGACAATCGATCCCGACGAAGACTTGGGAACGAACATCCAGCAGTCTGTCCTCTCAGAGCGCGGGCTCCTATACTCCGAGCCGGAGTTCCTGCTCCGTACCGAACTCCGCCAGCCGAACACCTACTTCAGTATCCTCCGTGCGCTCGCCCACGGACGTCGCACCCCGAACGAGATTGCGGGGATGGCCGGGGTGGAGTCAGGCTCGCTCAGCACGTATCTCCAGAAGCTTCGTCGTCTCCGACTCGTCGAACGACACATCCCCGTGACGGAATCGCCGACGGCCTCGAAACGTGGCCGATATCGGATCGCCGCGCCGCTGTTCCGGTTCTGGTTCCGGTTCGTGTATGGGAACCAGGATCGACTGCGCATGCTCGGCGAGGACGCGTACGACGAACTCGTTGCGCCCGAACTCACGGATTACGTGAGCCCGTTGTTCGAGCGGCTCTGTCAGCGAGCGCTTCCGGGCTTCGTTGACCGACGGTTCGGTGCCGTCGGGCAGTGGTGGTTCAAGGAACACGAACTCGACGTCCTCGGGCTAACCAACGACGGACTCGTCGCCGGCGAGTGCAAATTCACCTCTCAACCCGTGAGTGAAGGCGTCCTCGCAGACCTCGAACGCACCACGGCGGAAGTTCGGTGGTCGGAGGGACCAGCAGACGCGAAGACGCTGTACGTCCTGTTCAGCCGGTCCGGGTACACCGACGATCTCGAACGCGTCGCCGACGGCCGAGACGATGTCCGTCTATTCGACCTCTCTGAAACACTCTCAGCCCTGTGA